AATCCATTAGTTCTATGGAGTTTGAGACTCTTGATGCCTCCAATTATGCATGGTTAGCCCGCATTCCCGACTCCATAGGTCATCTAACATCTATGTCTCTCCTTGACCTAAGGAAATGTGATCAACTTACTCAACTTCCAGACTCCATAGGCTCCCTCTTGTCTCTGCAACGCTTGTTATTACGGGGATGCCACTTGTTGAGAAAGATTCCTAATTCGATCGGAAATCTGACATCATTGACTGAACTGCATTTACAAAGGACAACAGTTGCAGAATTACCTGAGAGCATTGGGAATTTGCTGAatttgaggatcttggacattCGAGAGACTCACATAACAAAATTGCCTGGTGCTATTGGAATGTTGGTGAAACTCCAAGAGTTGAGTGCTTCTGgatgcaaaactcttgaaggACTACCGAGTAGCATAGGTGAACTGGTTTTGCTAAATAATCTTGATTTAGGCAAGTCAGGCATTTTGGGTTTGCCAGAAAGCATTTCTAAGCTCTTCTCTCTCCGAAACCTCAGCGTTCAATATTGTGAAAAGCTTCTAGAACTACCAGAATTGCCCTCTGGCTTAACATCTCTAGATATCACTTGCCAGAGTTCGTCACTTCCACATCTTTCCCAACTTAACCTTCTCAAGAAACTCATTCTTTTTGATTGCCGTTGGCTCGAATGTCTCCCAGAGCTTCCTGTTGGACTAGCCATGCTTTCTATCACACGTTGTGGAAAATTGAAAGCGTTGACAAATTTGTCAAACTTGAAGCAGTTATTTGAATTGATTCTCGACGAGTGCTTTGAGCTAACAGAAGTCACGGGCTTAGAAGGTTTACAACCTTTATCCAACTTACATGTACGACAATGCCCTAAGATATCTAGGCTTGATGGGTTCGAATCGTTTGAGTCCTTGAGTGGCTTACAGATGGATGAGGTGTTCCCAGATTCTTCGAAGTTAACGAGCTTGAAGGCATCTCAGTTTGAAGGATCCGTGGATCTTTCAAGTTCAGAGATTCTGCTGGAAACAAAAGTTGCAAGTTCCGTGGATCAAGTTGAAATTCAGGGCCTCGATGGATCAGTATCTCCACAAATGTTGGATTTCTCTGAGTGCACGTCCGCTGGACAATCCCTAGACCTTTCGAGTTTGAAATATCTGAGGATACTAGTTGTTACAAATTGCAAGAATCTAACTGAAATTCGAGGCCTTGATGAATTAGAATCCTTGCAAGTTTTGGATATATCTGGGTGCACATCTCTTAGACAATCAATGGACCTGTCGAATTTAAAGAATCTGGAGAGTTTCTCAGCTGAAAACTGCAAAAATATAGTTGAAATTCGAGGCTttgatggattgagatccttgATAGATTTGAATGTTTTTGGGTGCACGTCCCTTAGACAATCACCGGACCTGTCAATTTTTGTAGGAATTAAAAAGTTTTGATGCTACAAGATGCGAGAATCTAGTTGACATTCAAGGCCTAGATGGATTAGAATCCTT
The sequence above is drawn from the Eucalyptus grandis isolate ANBG69807.140 chromosome 11, ASM1654582v1, whole genome shotgun sequence genome and encodes:
- the LOC120289792 gene encoding disease resistance protein RPV1-like → MATGLKVLNLRGCKSLRRTPELSPYKSLEILTLEDCWALEEIHPSIGDIKTLVSLNVRRCLRLKELPIGVGRMEELRELILNHTVIQEIPILRGGLMKLETLCASFCEELAQLPKFMGFLVSLIELDLSYSGIDKLPESISSMEFETLDASNYAWLARIPDSIGHLTSMSLLDLRKCDQLTQLPDSIGSLLSLQRLLLRGCHLLRKIPNSIGNLTSLTELHLQRTTVAELPESIGNLLNLRILDIRETHITKLPGAIGMLVKLQELSASGCKTLEGLPSSIGELVLLNNLDLGKSGILGLPESISKLFSLRNLSVQYCEKLLELPELPSGLTSLDITCQSSSLPHLSQLNLLKKLILFDCRWLECLPELPVGLAMLSITRCGKLKALTNLSNLKQLFELILDECFELTEVTGLEGLQPLSNLHVRQCPKISRLDGFESFESLSGLQMDEVFPDSSKLTSLKASQFEGSVDLSSSEILLETKVASSVDQVEIQGLDGSVSPQMLDFSECTSAGQSLDLSSLKYLRILVVTNCKNLTEIRGLDELESLQVLDISGCTSLRQSMDLSNLKNLESFSAENCKNIVEIRGFDGLRSLIDLNVFGCTSLRQSPDLSIFVGIKKF